A genomic segment from Phragmites australis chromosome 6, lpPhrAust1.1, whole genome shotgun sequence encodes:
- the LOC133921788 gene encoding protein TAB2 homolog, chloroplastic gives MGFFVGLDRPTAEDGTERSHCLVGELAHAATPPATLASACGRGRARDMTTATAIVAGHGLALRRSLPLPNPPGRPSSVYLSARPLPHARRMIVPASPSSRPCRCRSISSESSTAASAAETADEDVDPGNEDDEEEVDPQAEVCYLDPDADPEAIREWELDFCSRPILDARGKKVWELVVCDATLSLQFTRYFPNTSINSVTLRDALASVSDALGVPLPDRVRFFRSQMQTIITRACGELGVKAVPSRRCVSLLLWLEERYEAVYSRHPGFQPGTRPLLALDNPFPTTLPENLFGDKWAFVQLPFSAVRGEVESLERRYAFGAGLDLDLLGFELDDSTLIPGVAVESSRAKPLAAWMNGLEICAMEVDTGRASLILSAGISTRYIYSGYQKSPAATQEAEAWEAAKKACGGLHFLAIQENLDSDGCVGLWLLLDLPPPPV, from the exons ATGGGCTTCTTCGTGGGCTTGGACCGGCCCACGGCCGAAGATGGAACTGAAAGATCACACTGCTTGGTGGGTGAACTGGCTCACGCCGCGACGCCACCAGCAACGTTAGCTTCTGCGTGTGGCCGTGGGCGCGCGCGCGACATGACAACCGCCACTGCCATCGTCGCCGGCCACGGCCTGGCCCTGCGCCGGAGTCTCCCCCTCCCTAACCCTCCAGGGAGACCCAGCTCGGTCTATCTCTCCGCGCGACCACTCCCACACGCACGCCGCATGATTGTTCCGGCCAGCCCATCGTCGCGGCCGTGCCGGTGCCGGTCGATCTCCTCCGAGagctccaccgccgcctccgccgcggaAACCGCCGACGAAGATGTGGACCCCGGTAATgaagacgacgaggaggaggtggaccCGCAGGCGGAGGTGTGCTACCTGGACCCCGACGCGGACCCGGAGGCGATCCGGGAGTGGGAGCTGGACTTCTGCTCGCGGCCCATCCTGGACGCGCGCGGCAAGAAGGTGTGGGAGCTCGTGGTCTGCGACGCCACGCTCTCACTCCAGTTCACGCGCTACTTCCCCAACACCTCCATCAACAGCGTCACGCTCCGCGACGCACTCGCCTCCGTCTCCGACGCGCTCGGCGTGCCGCTCCCGGACCGCGTCCGCTTCTTCCGGTCCCAGATGCAGACCATCATCACCCGCGCCTGCGGCGAGCTGGGCGTGAAGGCCGTGCCGAGCCGGCGGTGCGTGTCGCTGCTGCTGTGGCTGGAAGAGCGGTACGAGGCCGTGTACAGCCGCCACCCGGGGTTCCAGCCCGGCACCAGGCCGCTGCTCGCGCTCGACAACCCATTCCCCACCACGCTCCCCGAGAACCTCTTCGGCGACAAGTGGGCGTTCGTCCAGCTCCCCTTCTCTG CTGTGAGGGGGGAGGTGGAGTCATTGGAGAGGAGGTATGCGTTCGGCGCGGGGCTCGATTTGGATCTGCTGGGGTTTGAGCTTGACGACAGCACGCTAATCCCTGGAGTCGCCGTGGAATCTTCGCGTGCCAAGCCTCTTGCTG CCTGGATGAACGGTCTGGAGATATGCGCGATGGAGGTGGACACCGGCAGGGCGAGCCTGATCCTCTCGGCGGGGATCTCGACGAGGTACATCTACTCCGGCTACCAGAAAAGCCCCGCGGCGACGCAGGAGGCGGAGGCCTGGGAGGCGGCGAAGAAGGCCTGCGGCGGCCTGCACTTCCTGGCCATCCAGGAGAACCTGGACTCCGACGGCTGCGTCGGGCTCTGGCTCCTGCTGGACCTGCCCCCGCCGCCTGTATGA
- the LOC133921793 gene encoding uncharacterized protein LOC133921793 gives MACSTSLCFSASFAPPAACSSSSSPFLAIGLVSSAPPVSRWTIQYKQSGHTSYRRSHVQSFLAFASADAPQSKRSSGYNVVMVDPLEAKRLAAKQMQEIRATEKLKRRRQAEAINGALAMIGLTVGLIVEGQTGKGILGQLAGYLVAISSLFGQ, from the exons ATGGCGTGCTCCACCAGTCTCTGCTTCTCGGCGTCGTTTGCTCCTCCTGCCGcttgttcttcctcctcctcccccttcctcGCCATCGGGCTTGTGTCCTCGGCTCCGCCCGTGTCCAG ATGGACAATCCAATACAAGCAATCGGGACATACATCATATCGGAGAAGCCACGTGCAAAGTTTCCTGGCTTTTGCCAGTGCAGAT GCACCACAAAGCAAAAGAAGTTCAGGTTATAACGTGGTAATGGTTGATCCGCTGGAAGCTAAGCGCCTAGCTGCTAAACAAATGCAAGAAATTCGGGCCACAGAAAAGCTGAAG AGACGCCGTCAAGCAGAAGCCATTAACGGCGCATTGGCAATGATAGGACTGACTGTTGGATTGATAGTGGAAGGTCAGACAGGAAAGGGTATCTTGGGGCAG CTAGCTGGATATCTGGTGGCTATTTCTAGTTTATTTGGCCAATAG
- the LOC133921792 gene encoding serine/arginine-rich splicing factor RSZ23-like isoform X2: MARVYVGNLDPRVTAREIEDEFRTFGVLRSVWVARKPPGFAFIDFDDRRDARDAIRELDGKNGWRVELSTKAGSGRGRDRNGGSDMKCYECGESGHFARECRLRIGSGGLGSGRRRSRSPRHRSRSRSRSHSPRYRRSPSYGRRSYSPRDRSPRRRSYSRSPPRARSYSRSPPPPRARSYSRSPPPPPARNNSRSPPPARDQSRSPPPPPARSYSRSPGQQPQREESPYANNA, encoded by the exons ATGGCTCGCGTCTACGTGGGGAACCTGGATCCGCGCGTGACGGCGCGGGAGATCGAGGACGAGTTCCGCACGTTCGGGGTTCTGAGGAG TGTATGGGTTGCTAGAAAACCACCAGGATTTGCCTTCATTGACTTTGATGACCGCAGGGATGCACGAGATGCAATTCGTGAATTGGATG GTAAGAATGGATGGAGAGTTGAGCTGTCCACCAAAGCTGGCAGTGGCCGTGGCCGAGATCGTAATGGAGGTTCTGATATGAAgtgctatgagtgtggcgaaTCTGGTCACTTTGCACGTGAATGTCGCTTACGGATTGGTTCTGGAGGCCTGGGTAGTGGAAGGCGCCGCAGCCGAAGTCCTAGACATCGTAGTCGTAGCCGGAGTCGTAGCCACAGCCCAAGATATCGGAGGAGCCCAAGCTATGGCAGAAG GAGCTACAGTCCACGGGATCGTTCTCCAAGGAGGCGAAGTTACAGCAGGTCGCCCCCTCGTGCACGAAGCTACAGCag GTCGCCACCGCCCCCTCGTGCACGAAGCTACAGCaggtcgccaccgccgcctcctgcaCGAAACAACAGCAGGTCGCCGCCTCCAGCTCGAGACCAAAGCAGgtcaccgccaccacctcctgcCCGGAGTTATAGCAGGTCCCCAGGACAGCAGCCCCAGCGTGAGGAGTCCCCATATGCCAATAACGCCTGA
- the LOC133921792 gene encoding serine/arginine-rich splicing factor RSZ23-like isoform X1: protein MARVYVGNLDPRVTAREIEDEFRTFGVLRSVWVARKPPGFAFIDFDDRRDARDAIRELDGKNGWRVELSTKAGSGRGRDRNGGSDMKCYECGESGHFARECRLRIGSGGLGSGRRRSRSPRHRSRSRSRSHSPRYRRSPSYGRRSYSPRDRSPRRRSYSRSPPRARSYSRSPPPPPARNNSRSPPPPRARSYSRSPPPPPARNNSRSPPPARDQSRSPPPPPARSYSRSPGQQPQREESPYANNA from the exons ATGGCTCGCGTCTACGTGGGGAACCTGGATCCGCGCGTGACGGCGCGGGAGATCGAGGACGAGTTCCGCACGTTCGGGGTTCTGAGGAG TGTATGGGTTGCTAGAAAACCACCAGGATTTGCCTTCATTGACTTTGATGACCGCAGGGATGCACGAGATGCAATTCGTGAATTGGATG GTAAGAATGGATGGAGAGTTGAGCTGTCCACCAAAGCTGGCAGTGGCCGTGGCCGAGATCGTAATGGAGGTTCTGATATGAAgtgctatgagtgtggcgaaTCTGGTCACTTTGCACGTGAATGTCGCTTACGGATTGGTTCTGGAGGCCTGGGTAGTGGAAGGCGCCGCAGCCGAAGTCCTAGACATCGTAGTCGTAGCCGGAGTCGTAGCCACAGCCCAAGATATCGGAGGAGCCCAAGCTATGGCAGAAG GAGCTACAGTCCACGGGATCGTTCTCCAAGGAGGCGAAGTTACAGCAGGTCGCCCCCTCGTGCACGAAGCTACAGCaggtcgccaccgccgcctcctgcaCGAAACAACAGCAGGTCGCCACCGCCCCCTCGTGCACGAAGCTACAGCaggtcgccaccgccgcctcctgcaCGAAACAACAGCAGGTCGCCGCCTCCAGCTCGAGACCAAAGCAGgtcaccgccaccacctcctgcCCGGAGTTATAGCAGGTCCCCAGGACAGCAGCCCCAGCGTGAGGAGTCCCCATATGCCAATAACGCCTGA
- the LOC133921792 gene encoding serine/arginine-rich splicing factor RSZ23-like isoform X3 has protein sequence MARVYVGNLDPRVTAREIEDEFRTFGVLRSVWVARKPPGFAFIDFDDRRDARDAIRELDGKNGWRVELSTKAGSGRGRDRNGGSDMKCYECGESGHFARECRLRIGSGGLGSGRRRSRSPRHRSRSRSRSHSPRYRRSPSYGRRSYSPRDRSPRRRSYSRSPPRARSYSRSPPPPPARNNSRSPPPARNNSRSPPPARDQSRSPPPPPARSYSRSPGQQPQREESPYANNA, from the exons ATGGCTCGCGTCTACGTGGGGAACCTGGATCCGCGCGTGACGGCGCGGGAGATCGAGGACGAGTTCCGCACGTTCGGGGTTCTGAGGAG TGTATGGGTTGCTAGAAAACCACCAGGATTTGCCTTCATTGACTTTGATGACCGCAGGGATGCACGAGATGCAATTCGTGAATTGGATG GTAAGAATGGATGGAGAGTTGAGCTGTCCACCAAAGCTGGCAGTGGCCGTGGCCGAGATCGTAATGGAGGTTCTGATATGAAgtgctatgagtgtggcgaaTCTGGTCACTTTGCACGTGAATGTCGCTTACGGATTGGTTCTGGAGGCCTGGGTAGTGGAAGGCGCCGCAGCCGAAGTCCTAGACATCGTAGTCGTAGCCGGAGTCGTAGCCACAGCCCAAGATATCGGAGGAGCCCAAGCTATGGCAGAAG GAGCTACAGTCCACGGGATCGTTCTCCAAGGAGGCGAAGTTACAGCAGGTCGCCCCCTCGTGCACGAAGCTACAGCaggtcgccaccgccgcctcctgcaCGAAACAACAGCAGGT cgccgcctcctgcaCGAAACAACAGCAGGTCGCCGCCTCCAGCTCGAGACCAAAGCAGgtcaccgccaccacctcctgcCCGGAGTTATAGCAGGTCCCCAGGACAGCAGCCCCAGCGTGAGGAGTCCCCATATGCCAATAACGCCTGA
- the LOC133921794 gene encoding zinc finger protein CONSTANS-LIKE 4-like, whose protein sequence is MDTAEQKPAPGYWGVVGARPCDACAAEPARLHCRADGAFLCPGCDARAHGAGSRHARVWLCEVCEHAPAAVTCRADAAALCAACDADIHSANPLARRHERVPVAPFFGALADAPQPFPSPAFAAAAAAGVKEDAADDDGSNEAEAASWLLPEPDNSHEDSAAAADAFFADSDAYLGVDLEFARSMDGIEAIGVPVALPEMDLAGGGFFYPEHSMNHSVSSSEVAVVPDALAAGGPAAPAVPMVASRGEEREARLMRYREKRKNRRFDKTIRYASRKAYAEARPRIKGRFAKRCSADAEDDALEHEGAYSSAASVPAASDGVVPSF, encoded by the exons ATGGACACGGCGGAGCAGAAACCGGCTCCGGGGTACTGGGGCGTGGTAGGCGCGCGGCCCTGCGACGCGTGCGCCGCGGAGCCGGCGCGGCTGCACTGCCGCGCGGACGGCGCGTTCCTGTGCCCCGGGTGCGACGCGCGCGCGCACGGGGCCGGCTCGCGCCACGCGCGCGTCTGGCTCTGCGAGGTCTGCGAGcacgcgccggccgccgtcaCGTGccgcgccgacgccgccgcgctCTGCGCGGCCTGCGACGCCGACATCCACTCCGCCAACCCGCTCGCGCGGCGCCACGAGCGTGTCCCCGTCGCGCCCTTCTTCGGCGCGCTCGCCGACGCGCCCCAGCCCTTCCCGTCCCCGGCCTtcgccgcggcggccgcagcTGGGGTTAAGGAGGATGCGGCGGACGACGACGGAAGCAACGAGGCCGAGGCGGCCTCGTGGCTCCTCCCCGAGCCCGACAACAGCCACGAGgacagcgccgccgccgccgacgcatTCTTTGCGGATTCAGACGCGTATCTCGGCGTCGACCTTGAATTCGCCCGGTCCATGGACGGCATCGAAGCCATCGGGGTACCCGTCGCGCTGCCTGAGATGGACCTCGCCGGCGGCGGTTTCTTCTACCCCGAACACTCCATGAACCACAGT GTGTCGTCCTcggaggtggcggtggtgcCGGACGCACTGGCGGCTGGCGGTCCGGCCGCGCCGGCGGTGCCGATGGTGGCGAGCaggggggaggagagggaggcgcgTCTGATGCGGTACCGTGAGAAGCGCAAGAACCGGCGGTTCGATAAGACCATCCGGTACGCGTCCCGCAAGGCGTACGCCGAGGCGCGGCCGCGCATCAAGGGCCGTTTCGCCAAGCGCTGCTCCGCAGATGCCGAGGACGACGCGCTGGAGCACGAGGGGGCGTACTCTTCGGCGGCCTCGGTGCCCGCAGCGTCGGACGGCGTCGTGCCGTCGTTCTGA